From Rhopalosiphum padi isolate XX-2018 chromosome 2, ASM2088224v1, whole genome shotgun sequence:
CGTTACTTTTAAGGTCAGTAAAAATAGTtcgattttaaattagatagtagattttattagaaaataattgaatCTAGCTGGTACTATATAGaacagtgtttctcaacctatTGGTTGCGACTCGTGGTTTTTGTAAACTAATTTCTActaattttttagataaaaatctaGACAATTGTTTTTAGTGAGGGTTGCGTACATAACAAATAGTAAATTAGTGGGTCACCATTATAAAAAGTTCGGGAAACACTGATACAGGACgtcatacatataataagttttccatatttttcaaaagaatgtagaaaaacaaaataattattatttttgaaaatcggGAATTTTTTGCAGAACCAGTTttatacaaaatcaattttgtcttaattcaaaaatgaacaatatattataacgtattatcTAGATTTGTTAACCAAATATTAGAATTtactaaaacatatattatactttttcataaaagttataagttaaaatgttttcatagttcatttaaattgtaaaaatttgcaaattattatataaataatttagattagaaaatgtaatataaggtTTCTCATGTGATAACTTATTCTTACAAGAATCTTAaagtatcataaatataaattaagacattttaatattttatgttacattCAGATAGAAAATTActctctaatattatttaactgtaatttcaaaaatatcaatttttaggGTCTCGAAACTTTTTActacagttaaatattttaatattcaaaatatttagatctcttttaagctatttataccgATTTATGGTCattagttaaaagttaataatggctagcaatattaaattcaataatattataatttatataataaatatgattggtttatttaaaaattagtccAACTTATactgtataacaaataaaaacataaattatattattagcaatacaaatatattgtaacaatGTTGTAGGTATGACACGATACAAATTAATACTGaccgatgataatataataatatattcacacaCACAACTAACTGTAAGGCCTTTTACCATTACACACCATGAAACAACGACAGTTCGATTCGCTGTAAATATTAGTCCTCAATTCTTTGCCTACACCAAACTTCGTAAGACTACGATCTACCATTGACCATTGTATAACtttagattatataatttgttattattaattgatataagtACTTAGAaggcaataaaataattttcatcaaatccgttatttaaataaattttagatcCTTTATATTTATCTACCCCCGGCTATAATCATTGGTAATTGTATCCATAGTATACATAGGCCCTCAGGTCCCATGTCTCTCCGAAGTATCTTATATTTAACTGATCATTCCCAGGATcacgttacaatattataaaatatcttcaaaAGTATGGGCTGGATAGTGAACAGACGGTCTCCGCTCAGAAagatttttcgtatacaatgatttatcatagaattaaaatttatcacatCCCTTATACATAGTAACTTATTCAATGAAGAGATACATTCGATCTCCAAATATTATACTCCAATAACTCGCTTTACTAGTTTCtcgtctttttttttattattttaaaaaacactataaaaatgttgatatcaACCAGATccagtattgaatattttacctAGAAGTCTAGAACCGCCCTCAAAGATGAAAATTTAAGCATTTTGACTACTCTATAAAGTGATTACTGATAAGTCATCAGTCTGAGTtgaacatacaaataaataaacgcataacattgtaaaattaatacatcttTTCGCTCAAAATAAAGAATGAAATTGAATTTGGTTTTGTATACAATgtaggttaaaatatatactttacataTTATTGGTTAATTGGATACGAAAGACAGATATAGAacgtcatacccgcatgtgttgtctccgttttaCTATTGTAAAACatagaatacaaattatatttcagcAAAACCACTTTTAtgctattatagtattttagtgAATTGgtctaaattaaacaatattcgtgatttttatttttattttttacggtattttagatttttggtaacttataacttataagttataagtattacataaatattataacttaaaagtgcACACaacttgtttaaaattaaaaatcgtaaaaagtTCACATACAATCACAAATGCTATTCTTAATACTTACctataactttaaacttttaagtttgataatcgTTCAAttcgaaaaattataaaaattatacgaggattaaatatatttaagataggCTGCACGTATACAGGGAGGGGGGAGGCTTGGGGGTTCAAACCAAAGGTGTGGGAGTTTTGCTAGTAAAGCAAGTTATTGTACAAAAACACGTTGGTTCCAACacgttatcaaatttttaaattgtattaaaagttaaacattAAAGGAGCAATTGAatcacttataacttataacttataagttataaccaattCAGTTATTATTACCATTTGACAGATAAGAAACAGTGAATTGGTTTTGTCTTATTATTTGTCTACGCCCTTCTTACTtctatgtttattgtataagaCACTTATCAATAAATATCTACAGTTTAAGTCATTAACCCATTTGACCTAcgataagaaatattaaattaaacaataagaatattgtaatattagtattatagtattgtctatattatattaatggcgtatttataaaatcttaaaagcCAATTTAATAGTACACAGAACGTCAAATAAATATAAGGTTTTTGGTTAAAAGTCAATCAAATAATTTGGAtcaaatagatttaaatattaatagcatAAGAATTTCGACTTATTTCAATAAagcaataatagtaaataatgaaacaaataatgaaataatatattaaatgatttgaaTTTAATCAGCACTATTTACAATTCCAAGTAGGCacctaatattttctttttgcaATAATAATGGTAACATTGTAACATAGGACGATTGAGTTATTGAAAAAACCTcgttttaagaaaaaaagaatatttacacctgatttttaatttatatattttttaatttattcataagtaggtacctattatgtttttaaacttaaattaataatacagagtatacttatttatctaatgaaatgtttttgaataatttattttctattaaatattttctatgtagatcttttattttttttattttttattaattacaatataatatctaatccACCACCCAATCTCTATTaactataatcatataatttataataatttagataagtAATTGACATGTCACATGTGGCAAATAGTTCCCACCCGTTCCTTGTTTTTGGAAAGGAAAAGTATTTGACACGTACAAATCaagttatttttcataatttttttaccatactttattgttttaaaaaaaaataatagtatgattaaatttatgaggatttcattaataaattcatagatAGCGCTATGCGTATATAttctttattgtaaataatatgcataataataacctatcatattttgtataacatgTTGTGATCttgaaataatgtatataaacttattgaaactaattatttattatcgttattattaccagataatattttatactttgaacAGATACCAGATAATGTACACAAAGGATTCTTAGttcttacaattaaatatagtaaaattaataaatattttcgacTTGCTCTAAATATAATGACGCATCAAAAAgcctatttttacataattattttttatctcatttcagtacaataatattgtttaatatgttatactttgttcaaaaaaataaaaacacgaatTTGTTCAATGCAATAgtctaaatatttgatatttaattgttataatttaattttcatgtcactttttttgttttcttgtCATTTTCGATATCGGATTTAACACTATGAGTGGATTTTTGAATAGCTTCATCGGTCAGCCGAAATGAAtccattaataaattagtaccATGCTCGATAGCTGCTGTAGCTTCGTTATTCCAATCAATGATTGAACTTTGGATTATTGTCTTAAAGTTTGAATGATCATCAATCATCACGGTCGTTTTACTCGCCATTAGATCCTCCAAATGATGTTTCATAACTCGAAATGTTTCTAATTTTTGGCAATCAGTACActgaaatataaacaaataatatgtacacgttAGAATgcacagtaaaataaaatattttttttttataaatgtgttaCGATCCGACTATCGGAATtagagtataaattattattatcagatgtTGGTTACagtaaatataacatacatctaagatatattttaaatgtaattataatgttttatttaaattacatcgacgagtataattttattaagaggAGATCTCACTCGTATGTGTTGCCTCCGTCTTACAAGTcagtaatgtaatattatactatctacATTTACGTTTAGTATATCTCATttagcaatattttataattagcttcgttagttttaaatgttttaatattagagtaagtTTACCTAAAACCAAACTTGAATATAATAACAGATTATGTCgttttttatgaatatcatttcgctattttaattttgaagttggTCATGACTCATAagcgtgtaaaatattacaatttaaaaatgcttatgactagtttcaaaattaaaatacgaaaaaacaTTTGCAGCAAATCTGTTGAAAATGTTGtttcatttaagtttaataGTAGATAAATTCAATCACAACTAACGAAGATAAATGGGAATTGTTTATccatttatcatacatttttatgatatgCTTTTGTAAGGCGGAGACACTCAACATGTGGGTAAGGTGTTTTCACAGGTCCTCTTAAGAACAATTTTACTtggtgatataattattatggtttttatttttataaaataaactatattaaagaataatattaaatgattcaCGAATTTACATTATTTCACCGCCTTTCTCTGACATTGCGCACGGTTAGGTAAACGTTCATAACTTTGTACTGTATAAAGATAAAACGATTTGTTTGATTTATTGCCACAGAATATTTATGCTTGATATGACGTAGAGCTACCTCATTTGTACAATGTGTATAGTTGTTTCAGTATAAGGTAcgcctatacctatattacctacacatcatatacaaatattatactaatatatgatttatataataaataaacttatgtaACACCGGCATTAATAACGTCGTTCATACCATGTAAGAAGTATACATACATCCGAGATCCAAGTATGAAAATTCATTCACATAAAAAACACATTAGTTTTCAAGATTTGAACGTTATAGATGATTTAGCACtacttttgatttatatttttcttgtttcACGTGATGTTCAGGTGTTTGCTGATTGATATACAGAGTGAAATTCGTCAGCCACAATATATTTTGATCTCTGATATGATCCGTCATGCATGACGTCATGATATATTGATGCGCGACATACGATTGTAACAACGAAGTTGTAGTGAAACCACATAAGACATAATACACGGAAAcgaataggtataatgtattgGATAAAACCGTAATCTGAGCaatgtaggtaattattttactcGATACACATATAAAATCGCAATGAAATTCCTTTACTTTTCAATAAGAATAGTGAATTTTGTTACTTTAACTAGTTTCAGTGTACAAAAAGCAAAAATTTCAATCCGTATAAATATTACGAGGTGATATTTGAATATAGCAAACTGACCACCATCGCACCTTCAGTAGTGTctaaaataaaacgaattatACCCAAGTAAAATGGAATAGTAGAAGTACGCATGCTATTGTGTTATGGGATTGCAAAGTTAAGTCACAAACATTcacaaaaataatgttcaattgtatacaaatattgtgagacagtataatatattaaccaatTACTACACACACACGTTATCGTACAAATATTAGTCAACGAACAATGTCTCGGTATAACACAAATAGTATTATTTGATGCGTAACATCGCGAACagtgtcataatataataaatattatatataaaatattattacatgtaatcggaaataattaatgttatatattataatatttataataatattatgatcattgtTGGTTTGGCCGTCGCTTTTGTTGCAGCTGGGCCTTGTCGACGGCCGCCTTGGCACGGTCCGCCGTCTCGTTGATGACATCGGACGCGTACTCAAACACCGCTTTGCCTTCCGTGCCGACTGCCCGGAGCAGGCCGTCCAGCGCGCTACTTATCCTCCGGTCGCCGCCGACGTCGTCTCGGTCGTCGCCGGTGACCGTGCGTCGTATGTCGCTCACGGTCGACTGCAGCTTGTGTATGGTCTCGTCCACCACCTTCTTGGCCGCGGCCACGGTGCGCCCCTTGGTCTCCTGCAGCCGCCCCAGCGTGTTATCGCCGGACTGCAGTTTCTTCTCAGCCGTGCGCGATCCGCCGCCGACTTCCGACACCTGCTTGGTGGTGGCCGGCTGGAGGCGGCTGAGCACCGACGCCGCGTTCCCGGCCGCGGACCCGGCCCCGTCCAGCGTCTCGGATGCTTGCTGCTTGACACTGTCCATCACGCCCGTCACT
This genomic window contains:
- the LOC132922688 gene encoding uncharacterized protein LOC132922688 is translated as MIASRCLLNGFLVITLTMSVLLHNATCTSSASGSDDEDGGGGVSSAVVGGEGTSPSPSLMDRVTGVMDSVKQQASETLDGAGSAAGNAASVLSRLQPATTKQVSEVGGGSRTAEKKLQSGDNTLGRLQETKGRTVAAAKKVVDETIHKLQSTVSDIRRTVTGDDRDDVGGDRRISSALDGLLRAVGTEGKAVFEYASDVINETADRAKAAVDKAQLQQKRRPNQQ